One part of the bacterium genome encodes these proteins:
- a CDS encoding type II toxin-antitoxin system HicB family antitoxin, giving the protein MIRAFTLEYWIDDGWYIGRLKEVPSVFSQGSSLKELKENIKDAYKLMREEEILSYSEIQKEEIRIEV; this is encoded by the coding sequence ATGATAAGGGCTTTTACGCTTGAATATTGGATAGATGATGGCTGGTATATTGGAAGGCTTAAGGAGGTTCCTTCTGTATTTAGTCAAGGCTCTTCTCTAAAAGAATTGAAAGAAAATATAAAGGATGCATATAAATTGATGAGAGAAGAAGAAATATTGTCTTATAGTGAGATACAGAAAGAAGAAATTAGAATTGAGGTTTGA